In a genomic window of Punica granatum isolate Tunisia-2019 chromosome 6, ASM765513v2, whole genome shotgun sequence:
- the LOC116211694 gene encoding fatty acid amide hydrolase-like isoform X1, whose product MGIFSAKGVVYKAVKDVDLGPNSDEYYLRANVKAPRMAGFLVKIFVWFLESRIFGSLLLYLLKRNNLIHKLVTNAEMEEAPVFVPLHPLEDLNEREVVAIESDSSVPGRVQQAVECIPLSVENSWNGPKTGSFGRWTIMDYARAYSSREITPLMVAEKFIAAVTKSSKTPLQMSFFINFEPEDILRQAEESTIRYKRGEPISALDGVPIAVKDEIDCLPYPTTGGTKWLHRFRQCKADACCVARLRLCGAILVGKTNMHELGAGTSGINPHYGTARNPYDTRKITGGSSSGSAAVVAAGLCPVALGVDGGGSVRMPAALCGVVGLKPTFSRIPNDGVLPLNWTVGMVGILAGTIEDALIVYAAISGNTDPNPANSSPKIHYPLLKSAESMPGIRLAKYGEWFNDCSEEIKASCFKALDRLRENYGWKVMEVTIPEIETMRLAHYATIGTESSTSLSTHLKNLDYAELGWDARVALAVYGAFSGKEYIKAQKIRNRQMQFHNNIFAEADVIVSPMTGVTAYPILDDARETGELDYINGAALVRYSIVGNFLGLPAITVPVGYDKAGLPIGLQLIGRPWSEATLIHIAYAIQALYVGEYKRPEVYYDLLH is encoded by the exons ATGGGAATCTTCTCGGCGAAGGGAGTGGTTTACAAGGCAGTGAAGGACGTTGATCTCGGACCGAACAGCGATGAATACTATCTCCGAGCCAATGTCAAAG CTCCAAGGATGGCGGGATTTCTCGTGAAGATATTCGTATGGTTCTTGGAGTCGAGAATATTCGGATCATTGCTATTATATTTACTGAAGAGGAATAATCTCATTCACAAG CTTGTCACAAATGCAGAGATGGAAGAGGCCCCTGTTTTTGTTCCGTTACATCCGCTTGAAG acctgaatgagagaGAAGTCGTAGCGATAGAGTCGGATTCATCAGTACCTGGCCGAGTGCAACAAGCAGTTGAGTGCATTCCATTATCAGTGGAAAATTCGTGGAATGGTCCCAAGACGGGTTCTTTCGGCCGCTGGACCATAATGGATTACGCTAGAGCTTACAGCTCGAGAGAAATAACTCCCCTTATG GTTGCAGAGAAATTTATAGCGGCTGTCACCAAATCTTCAAAGACTCCGCTGCAGATGTCATTCTTTATCAACTTCGAACCTGAAGATATTCTTCGGCAAGCAGAGGAATCGACCATCCGTTACAAAAGAG GAGAGCCGATTTCCGCTCTTGATGGAGTGCCGATTGCAGTAAAGGATGAAATAGATTGCTTGCCATACCCAACTACAG GAGGTACAAAGTGGTTGCATAGATTCAGGCAATGTAAAGCAGATGCATGCTGCGTGGCACGCCTCCGGTTGTGCGGGGCCATATTGGTTGGCAAGACCAATATGCACGAGCTTGGAGCTGGAACCAGTGGGATCAACCCTCATTACGG GACTGCGAGGAATCCTTATGATACAAGAAAGATCACGGGCGGCTCTTCTAGTGGGTCTGCTGCGGTGGTGGCTGCTGGGTTGTGCCCTGTTGCACTCGGCGTCGATGGAGGAG GATCGGTTAGAATGCCTGCAGCTCTTTGTGGGGTGGTCGGTCTAAAGCCAACTTTCAGCCGCATACCTAATGATGG AGTTCTTCCTCTGAACTGGACAGTAGGGATGGTCGGAATACTGGCAGGCACCATCGAAGACGCACTCATTGT CTATGCAGCTATTAGTGGCAACACTGATCCGAACCCAGCTAATTCATCG CCAAAAATACACTATCCACTGCTGAAGTCGGCAGAGTCGATGCCGGGCATCAGATTGGCGAAGTATGGAGAG TGGTTCAATGATTGCAGCGAAGAAATAAAAGCAAGCTGCTTCAAGGCATTAGATCGGCTTCGCGAGAATTACGGGTGGAAG GTCATGGAGGTGACGATACCTGAAATCGAGACGATGAGGCTTGCACATTACGCAACGATCGGGACTGAAAGCAGCACTTCTCTCAGCACCCATTTAAAAAATCT GGATTATGCAGAGCTGGGATGGGATGCAAGGGTTGCGCTTGCTGTGTACGGTGCCTTCAGCGGCAaggaatatataaaagcacaGAAGATTAG GAACCGGCAGATGCAATTCCACAACAATATATTTGCTGAGGCGGATGTCATTGTTTCTCCAATGACAGG GGTGACTGCGTACCCGATTCTGGACGATGCCCGAGAAACTGGTGAACTCGACTATATAAATGgag CTGCTCTTGTTCGGTACTCGATAGTGGGGAACTTCCTGGGATTGCCTGCAATTACAGTTCCA
- the LOC116211694 gene encoding fatty acid amide hydrolase-like isoform X2 — protein MGIFSAKGVVYKAVKDVDLGPNSDEYYLRANVKAPRMAGFLVKIFVWFLESRIFGSLLLYLLKRNNLIHKLVTNAEMEEAPVFVPLHPLEDLNEREVVAIESDSSVPGRVQQAVECIPLSVENSWNGPKTGSFGRWTIMDYARAYSSREITPLMVAEKFIAAVTKSSKTPLQMSFFINFEPEDILRQAEESTIRYKRGEPISALDGVPIAVKDEIDCLPYPTTGGTKWLHRFRQCKADACCVARLRLCGAILVGKTNMHELGAGTSGINPHYGTARNPYDTRKITGGSSSGSAAVVAAGLCPVALGVDGGGSVRMPAALCGVVGLKPTFSRIPNDGYAAISGNTDPNPANSSPKIHYPLLKSAESMPGIRLAKYGEWFNDCSEEIKASCFKALDRLRENYGWKVMEVTIPEIETMRLAHYATIGTESSTSLSTHLKNLDYAELGWDARVALAVYGAFSGKEYIKAQKIRNRQMQFHNNIFAEADVIVSPMTGVTAYPILDDARETGELDYINGAALVRYSIVGNFLGLPAITVPVGYDKAGLPIGLQLIGRPWSEATLIHIAYAIQALYVGEYKRPEVYYDLLH, from the exons ATGGGAATCTTCTCGGCGAAGGGAGTGGTTTACAAGGCAGTGAAGGACGTTGATCTCGGACCGAACAGCGATGAATACTATCTCCGAGCCAATGTCAAAG CTCCAAGGATGGCGGGATTTCTCGTGAAGATATTCGTATGGTTCTTGGAGTCGAGAATATTCGGATCATTGCTATTATATTTACTGAAGAGGAATAATCTCATTCACAAG CTTGTCACAAATGCAGAGATGGAAGAGGCCCCTGTTTTTGTTCCGTTACATCCGCTTGAAG acctgaatgagagaGAAGTCGTAGCGATAGAGTCGGATTCATCAGTACCTGGCCGAGTGCAACAAGCAGTTGAGTGCATTCCATTATCAGTGGAAAATTCGTGGAATGGTCCCAAGACGGGTTCTTTCGGCCGCTGGACCATAATGGATTACGCTAGAGCTTACAGCTCGAGAGAAATAACTCCCCTTATG GTTGCAGAGAAATTTATAGCGGCTGTCACCAAATCTTCAAAGACTCCGCTGCAGATGTCATTCTTTATCAACTTCGAACCTGAAGATATTCTTCGGCAAGCAGAGGAATCGACCATCCGTTACAAAAGAG GAGAGCCGATTTCCGCTCTTGATGGAGTGCCGATTGCAGTAAAGGATGAAATAGATTGCTTGCCATACCCAACTACAG GAGGTACAAAGTGGTTGCATAGATTCAGGCAATGTAAAGCAGATGCATGCTGCGTGGCACGCCTCCGGTTGTGCGGGGCCATATTGGTTGGCAAGACCAATATGCACGAGCTTGGAGCTGGAACCAGTGGGATCAACCCTCATTACGG GACTGCGAGGAATCCTTATGATACAAGAAAGATCACGGGCGGCTCTTCTAGTGGGTCTGCTGCGGTGGTGGCTGCTGGGTTGTGCCCTGTTGCACTCGGCGTCGATGGAGGAG GATCGGTTAGAATGCCTGCAGCTCTTTGTGGGGTGGTCGGTCTAAAGCCAACTTTCAGCCGCATACCTAATGATGG CTATGCAGCTATTAGTGGCAACACTGATCCGAACCCAGCTAATTCATCG CCAAAAATACACTATCCACTGCTGAAGTCGGCAGAGTCGATGCCGGGCATCAGATTGGCGAAGTATGGAGAG TGGTTCAATGATTGCAGCGAAGAAATAAAAGCAAGCTGCTTCAAGGCATTAGATCGGCTTCGCGAGAATTACGGGTGGAAG GTCATGGAGGTGACGATACCTGAAATCGAGACGATGAGGCTTGCACATTACGCAACGATCGGGACTGAAAGCAGCACTTCTCTCAGCACCCATTTAAAAAATCT GGATTATGCAGAGCTGGGATGGGATGCAAGGGTTGCGCTTGCTGTGTACGGTGCCTTCAGCGGCAaggaatatataaaagcacaGAAGATTAG GAACCGGCAGATGCAATTCCACAACAATATATTTGCTGAGGCGGATGTCATTGTTTCTCCAATGACAGG GGTGACTGCGTACCCGATTCTGGACGATGCCCGAGAAACTGGTGAACTCGACTATATAAATGgag CTGCTCTTGTTCGGTACTCGATAGTGGGGAACTTCCTGGGATTGCCTGCAATTACAGTTCCA
- the LOC116211984 gene encoding NAC domain-containing protein 2-like, with protein sequence MKSQIEMPPGFRFHPTDDELVNHYLIRKCASQSIAVPIIAEIDLYKFDPWQLPEMALYGEKEWYFFSPRDRKYPNGSRPNRAAGTGYWKATGADKSIGRPKPLGIKKALVFYAGKAPKGVKTNWIMHEYRLANVDRSAGKKNNLRLDDWVLCRIYNKKGRIEKYSDVDEKPRTAGELQEMQETEVKPDISMFGRNMTNEQFHYMDSSGSFPKLHTDSSCCSEHVLSPEFTCEKEVQSEPKWNELDGALDFQFDSLDKFLEDVPFEPQVYQFPAEQTQVSPLQDMFMYLQKPF encoded by the exons ATGAAGAGTCAGATTGAGATGCCACCTGGTTTCCGGTTCCACCCGACCGACGACGAGCTCGTCAACCATTACCTGATTCGTAAATGCGCCTCTCAGTCGATTGCCGTCCCGATCATCGCCGAGATCGACCTCTACAAGTTTGACCCCTGGCAGCTCCCTG AGATGGCACTGTATGGTGAGAAGGAATGGTACTTCTTCTCCCCGAGGGACCGGAAATACCCCAATGGCTCACGGCCGAACCGGGCCGCCGGAACGGGTTATTGGAAGGCGACTGGAGCGGACAAGTCGATTGGCCGCCCCAAGCCTCTGGGGATCAAGAAAGCGCTGGTCTTCTATGCCGGGAAAGCCCCCAAAGGAGTTAAAACCAATTGGATTATGCACGAGTATCGCCTCGCAAATGTAGACCGCTCCGCCGGCAAGAAAAATAACTTGAGG CTCGACGATTGGGTCCTGTGTCGGATATACAACAAGAAAGGCAGGATAGAGAAGTACTCGGATGTTGACGAAAAGCCTAGAACTGCTGGAGAGTTGCAGGAGATGCAGGAAACGGAGGTGAAGCCGGATATTTCGATGTTTGGACGGAATATGACGAATGAGCAATTTCATTACATGGACTCATCGGGCTCATTCCCGAAGCTGCATACAGACTCAAGCTGCTGCTCGGAGCATGTGCTGTCCCCAGAATTCACGTGTGAGAAGGAGGTCCAGAGCGAGCCAAAATGGAACGAACTAGACGGGGCCTTGGATTTCCAGTTCGATTCGTTGGACAAATTCTTGGAAGATGTCCCGTTTGAGCCTCAGGTTTACCAGTTCCCGGCGGAACAGACCCAGGTCTCACCTCTTCAGGACATGTTCATGTATCTGCAGAAGCCATTTTGA